The following DNA comes from Caretta caretta isolate rCarCar2 chromosome 10, rCarCar1.hap1, whole genome shotgun sequence.
GCCAAAATTAACGGTTCAGTGCTgctttttaaacagtttaaagTGTCCAGGTCCAGTCTGGGATGACACCATGGATATCTGTACTGGATGGAGCATGAGTAACCCATTAAGCCACCTAACCTTCAGATCAGCGTTTGTATTCGCTTTTTCCTAAAGTAGCTCTAGGAAGACAAGCCCTCCACTGCCGTGTTTGGCTGCAGTGCGTGTTGCTGCCAGGTAAGCACTGAACACCTGTGAAAGAtggtggtggcggcagcagcATCAACGTGAACCTTGGACTGTAAAACGCACCCAGCATTGTTCTGCTGCGTGCCTAGAGCAAGGAATAAGCTGTGACCCCTCAAGCCTCGTGATGACAAGGGGTGGGAAGCGAACCTGTAGGTTCAGCTAATGGAGACAGACCCATATGGTTTTGGCTTTAAAACAGGTATATTAATTGGGACCTATTACCCCAAAACACAGTGTGGAAGTAGTATCCTGCTAAACAACTTCAGCACTGAGGCTCCAGGGAGAGGACACTGTATCTGTCCTCCTCCCATTTTCCCTGTGCCTAGTGGAGCGTCTCCCTCACAGAGGGAGGCAGGACCCTCATCCCTTCTCCTGAACACTGATTACTAGTGGGCAGGTTAGAATCTGTACCCTACAGGGTGGCAGTGTTGCTCAATTTTCCACTTGTTTGATAAAGCAGGCAGAAGCGGAGCTGAGTCATTCTTAgcttccttatttaaaaaaaagaccctGATAGCAGAAACCGAGTAAAATCCATCCACACCCAATCCCTGCACTCAGCTGTTAAGACCACATCCTGTTCTTATTCTGAGTCTCCATTTCTCCGCACTTTACCACTCTTGTGTGCGTCCTGCCTGTAAGTGCACCACAACTAATGGGAATAAAAGTTGTACTCCATGTCCCTCCAAGGtttgaaatgaagtgttttgtgCTGCAGCCCATGTTGGGCAAGGCAGCTGAAGCTAATTTGGGGGAATTCCTGTGCTGGTGCCTTGCCAAGGGGGAATCAAGATGAGATTGTAGCACATACACCTCAGTCCCAGCCTCTGCTGGCTTGGGCACAGTCTCACTTGTAGAGTAGCCCTCTCCGGCTTCTATTCAGGCAAGGGCTAGTTGTTGTGAAGGGCAGCCTTTTGCAAGGGTGAGGGGCTGGGCGGGCCTTCCCCTCAGAAACTCGCTTCAGGTTTTCACCTTAAAGTACTGAATTGCTTTGGCTCTGTGGTGACCCTTGCCCCTGAAAGCCCTAGCAAAGTATTACATTGCAGAGCTGGTAACATAGGATAAACATTACAACTCCTTGGATGGCTGACACCACAAGCTTCTTGTGCAAAATCTCAGAGCTGAAGTTGTAGCTAATGGAAGCTTTCTGATTTACTAACTAAAGCTGAAGGATCTCCCCGCTAAGACTTAAATCCAAGGCATTATTAAGTACTGTTGTCCTTAGCCTTGGAAGGGGAGCTTCCCTTCTACGAGGGGaacttgttctgtgtttgctaGCTTAAGTTTTCACACCTTCGTACAATTGATGTGTTTTGCGTAGTTCTTGCTACACAGCCAGTATGTCATTTAACCTGCCTGGATCCTTGCAGTGTTAGTGGAATATAGCACTTCTTACTAGTCTTTCCCACCAGCACCATCTTCAGCCCCTAACAGTGGTTCTAACAGAGCCCAAATTGGCAAATTACCATTCTTGGTGCCACTTGTGATCATCACAAGGCTAGGTACACTCTGGCACATCACAccaaggagggggaaaaatgttACCTGATGATATAGTTTTAGAACTGCACTGTACAATGAGATGAATGTATTTACAGCAAAATCATTGTAGCAGCCAGCTGGAATTTTGCACATTATTcatatttataaaacattttctcCTCTCCCTCATGAAGTTTAAGAAGATACTTAGAGCACCCCATGGCAGCTGAGCATCTGACCTGCAGGAATGTTGGCCAGGCAGCAGTAGGGGCTGGAGTACTCCTTCTGGGGAGGAGGCTGCCCTCGGAGGATTCTAACCCCTGCAGGACAAGAGAACCTCACATGCAAGGGTTACGAGCTTTACACAAAGGCTAGTGGGTAGCTCTTGTAAGCAGGGCTGGTGCAGAGCCCTGCTGGAATGTAGTCTTAAGAGATGGCTATGGCTACCTGCACATCTCATTCCATTGTGCAGGTTACTGAACATGCTTTACACTTGTTTTAATCCCCTAACTTCCCTTGGCTGAATCATCTCTATCCTATCTCAGTTAACTGAATAAACGAATTGGGGGGGTGGAAACCAACACAGCCATCCTAAACCTCAGCTTCTGTAGTGACTCCTCGCTGTCTCCATTGTTGATAATCCCATTACAGGCAGAACTGACAGTCTCAGCACAGGTCACTGCTTCATTCATGTCTCACACTGTGGCTTTCAGATGGCACAGAATTCACTAGCAGCCAGGGGATGGTGTTACACTCTGTCAGATCAGTTCTCAGGTTATTAAACTGACACTTGAGGTAGTTCTGGGCTGTTTCTCCCTACACATACCATTGTAGAGCATTGTCTTCCCCACATCTACCCCTTCTATACAAAGAACTTAAACCCAAAGATTACTGATGCTTAGGAGGAATTTAGTACAGGAAGTcaatttttaagcacaccatccAGAATCTTCCCCTTCACCTGCCTTCACTGTTTATACCTGCACATTTCTCTTGTGTTTGAAGCACTGAATTCTTCTTGTGACTAAGGTGCAATCTCCATTTTGCTGGGACAAACATTCATGGTAGTTGCTGGCTTTCCTTGATACTGACCTCTAAAATACAGAGATGAAGTGAGGGGTGTTTCCACATGTCTTCTCAGACCTTAGCTGAGAGTGACAGCTCTCAGTTACTGTAAAAAAAATGGAACCCAATTTCTCACTCTAGCAAGTAGGTCGAGCTGTCTGTTCACATTTCAGCTCATAATACCCCACCcacccctgatttttttttaactcactaAACCTCAGCTGATCCAGATGCACTAAGGAGAGGCAGGTAGGGTTTAGTTCCAAGTCATGCTGACCCCTCGTGGGCAAGAGAAGGAGTGACACTGACAGGTACCAGCACAGAGGCTCCTTGGCAGCAAAAGGAAATGAGTGGTCTTGCCAGTCTTCCCTGTCAGGCAGGAATCTCTGCTTTGTACAGCATTGCTAAAGGAACTAGGTGCAGAAATATTTCAGCAGCAGAAGTCCATGCCAGCTAGATCGCACCTGCCAAGTGGTATGTTCCAGATGACTTTGATTAAGGCAAGACttgagaaatgagagagagagttggaAAAGCACAACACCCAGGTTGGGCACAGACAAAGCATTTGTTTCTTCTCCccctacccaaaaaaaaaaaaaagcacaggcAGCTGCTCATTGGTGCTATAAATAAAACAGCTCTGACATCTCAGCTACTTTTAACCTTGGATGGAGATAGCTGTATTAGCAGCTTTTGTTAACACAACAAAGGCCAGGGCTTTCACAACGGTCTTTGTCTAGTGAAGCCAGCCAAGGCAGGAAGAGTCAGAAAAGTGAATTGAGTCCTGATACCACAAGAACTCCCTTTAAAGCCTCCATTTGGCATTGTTTATCGGCATTTCTAAATCTGAGCATTGAGAGTTACTCAAAATGCTGTTTGCAGACTGTGAAATGTTAGCCTgtcattaaggctaagattttgtcatggttatttttagtaaaaatcatggacaggtcacaggcaaacaaaaattcacagaagccgtgacctgtctgacTTTTGCTAGTGCAGCTCCATGGTTTCCTGCACCACCGTGGTGGCTCGGAGCTTTGAGGTTCCCTCTCTGCCcatggccactggaagctgcagggtgaccatatttcccaaagagaaaatgggacacccacaggtgtcccgctccccctgatGCGAGGCTGTGGTCAgaaccctgaggagggccccctcagTTGTTTGTCccctgtcactggaaccctgccagggccccactggctgtcagctcaagtcctgcagcccctggggctgaagcagagaatgtcatggaggtctctggaagtcacgggttccatgacttccatgacctctgtgttATAAACATAGCCTTACTTGTATCCGTGCAGGTAGAGGACATATGCCTGGAACAAAAGCTTTGCCTTCCATACCCGATGCTTAAATGAAAACAGAAGACTACAAATCCCAGCCCTCGGCCAAAATATTCTGCTGAAATTTCAATGTGATAGGGAGTTTTCTGGCCTGCTGTGCCATATGGATAAAGGTGAGTTTAGTTTGGTCTCTGACCTTGTGTGACTCCATTCCAAGGTCAGTACCTGAGCTTTGGAGGTCAAGTTGCAACAGCTATTTAAGCAGGCAGTACACCTGTTCAGGTTACAGGGCTTTGCTCTCAAGTCCAGGACAAACACCAGAAGCAGAACTGCCTTTCTATAGCAGACCACACGTACCATCACATCTGGCAGGAAGAGATAGGAGCCTGTGTCTACTCCTctttaaaatgcagttttgcaAGATTGGTCAGTTACAAATGCTTTTCATTCAAGCAGAAGAGGATTTTGAGTGTTTCCAGCTAGGCATTTATGCACTAGATTGAATTTTTAAATTCCAGAACAGGGCATAATTACTTAACAATTACACAGTTAAGTAGATGGCCTCTTGCATTAACGGCAAGTTCCTCTAGAAGTTACCACCAGTGCCAAAGGAAGTAAATGATCAGGGCACATGTTGCTAATACTATTCTAATTTCACATAGTGGAATTATGTGCATGACAGTAACAAATGCACATGACAGTAACAAAATATGACAAGGGTCATATGACAAGGGTGAAGTagtcagctgctcccctctggaGCCCTCAACTCCAAAGCAGTTTAAGACTTACCTACCACACCAAGAGAGCTTAATCTTACACCCAATGGAGAAGTGTCCATAGTGGAGAAGAACCTGTATGCAAGTTGAGCAGGAAGTACTTGGCACCAACAGGAAATTTAGATTAATTCCCACTGAGCTCTGGAGGAAAATGGCAGGACAGCACTGCAATCTAAGAACAGAGCATCAGTGCTCGAGACAGATCATCATAAAAACTGTCACAACTGGCACCCTTTTACCAAGAAGCAACTGGTGATGCACAGGAAGTCAAATATCCCATTGCTCACCAAAGCCATCCCTTCATCAGATTGCAAGGTCACATGGGCACTGctgctgtgtatatataaagtgtgAATTGCCATGGCTCCCGTGGCAAGATGTTAGGTCCCCTCCCCACTTGAACCGAACTCAAAAAGGAGCCACTTTAGTAGTAAAGAGCGCAAAAGCATTTGAAATTCTCATCTTTTAATGGGCAATGATAACTTTGGGCTGGTTCTGTGTATACAATTAAACAATATACTTaaaggttcccccaccccccaaaaaaaactttCACACCCCCTTTTCTTCCATCAACGTTCCACTGCTGGATTTGGCTCCCACAGCCTCGCATACAGCTCTCAAGTCACTGCAGATCCACATCTTAAGAGTAATGAAGAACTGAAAACCCTTGGTGCACCAGTGatgtgttattttaaaaataactctaTTAAACCAAATGCCTTCCCAGTCTCCACTGCTtctcagaggaaaaaaatgttactGTGGGAGTCTTAATACACTTGTCTTTGTGGCTTTCTCTTTTCCCTACTGAAGTCATACAACGTAGAGTTCATAGATCTTCTTTACACAGTACACCAGGGCAGCAAGTGCTATTGTGTTATGCAGTCTCTTTCTGTGCAGGTCATCCTTTCTCACCAGCACCACAGGAGTGGAGGAGGTGAGTGTATGCAGGGGCAGGCGGGAAAGTTTATAGGCATCATACTCCACTTGGTACTTGCAGCAGGGGTCGAACTGCCAGGAGATACCGTAGAGGGTGCAGCAGGCCATGCTCAGCACGCCCGCAGGCAGGGAGATGTAATGGGAATAATCTACTGGAAGTACCAGCGGGGTAAAGAGACAAGCGGTGCCTGCTAGGACAGCGGTCTTGTGCAGGCAGTTCCCAACTGTGATCCAGCGAGCAGTCTCGTCACCGATGCGAGTGGGCTCTATCACTATATATTTGTACTGTGCTTCCAGGGCCTGCTCCAGCTCGTACTCAAACTGGTCCTGAGCATTCTCCCCATTGTAGATTTCATGCACAATGTAACACTCCGTGGAGGACAAGATGATCCTGTTAACAGAAAACACAGAATTAAGCTACAGAACACAGAGACAACCCTACCCCTACATTAACCCAGTAATCTTGAAGTTTGAGAGATTGACAACTGAAACCAGGTCAGCACCTCATGGTCACTTGATCACTGCTTCTTCCCTCAACAAAGTAGTACTTTTTCTGATCAAAACTCATTTGAGAGCAGCTGATTGTTCAAGGGAAACTCGGAAAAGCTCTTTCATTTAGGCTTAACTATGCATTTTACATACAAGTGAATTTTACTTTCCTCACTTCGGGGAATTAAGAACTTTTCAAGAAAACAAGATCTTGCGATTGGTTGAATCCTCCTGAAACAGATTCCCCACCTGACTTCTGCCATCAGTGACATCACAGTCAGCTGCTGTGGAGATGGTGTCAACCAGCATTTAATTTGTAAttaaagaggtgctggggctcaagcaattttttttatattcataactgatgcagcaagcccagaggtgccagggctatgaactgccaagcccagagttCTCGGGAATCaaccctggcaaaaattaagcactggtgtCAATGTCACAAAGAGGAGACTGTCAAATGATAGAATGAGCCaccaatagaaaaaaaaacaaaaactatggATACAAAAACAAGTTGTCCCCTCAACGAAGGTGTTGCAAATTTTCAAAGAGACGTGCGTTTTGgccaccctctttcctggcacagATCAGAACAACCTATGCTAATCCCCACATTTCCAGATCCACACCTCAACCATGTTAGTTCTAGAACCAACAGCTATGCAACCTATACTCCAGCTTGCTAGAAGACTGGATAATTTGTGGGATCCAGCCTGTGGTGATAAGGAATGATACAAATGTGTAGCTAGAGGGAGAGGTGATAGCAGAGCATCACTCAGAATTTGTTAACACATTTGGTTCCTTCCTCTTGCAACAGGGGAAAGAGGTGGGTTTTACTGCAACATTGGTTAAATGCTAAGAAACAGCTGCTCGCATTACCCTGGAGCAGTCTCCCTATCCCTGCCACTGGACTGCATTAGGTAAGTTCTGTACACACAGACTGCATGTAAGATCTCCAGCCCTTTGTAAAATAGCTATAGGTAGCCTGGACTAGTTTCCAGCTTCCTGCCCCTCAGCTGCATCTTATCCTTTATCTTGTTACTCTAAAGTCCACAGATACGTTCGCTTATCTGTGCAGTAGCCTCACATCTGCTCTGCGCCCTCAACGCAAAAGCAGAACAGAGCAAATGGTGTTGTCTGTTACACAGGGTGGGTTTTACCTCCTTAAAAGAAACTGATTTCAATATGTTCTCTTAGAGCCCCAGTGTCCCGAGCACATACGCTCCCAAGGATATAGTTATTTGGCAAATTCCTTTAGCAGAGCAAGAGCAACCAGTACACAACTTTGTCCTACTCGCAGCAGACATCGTTCCTGATAGTACTGGGACTCACTTGGTATTAGTGATCTGGCAATGGAGAACTCTGCAACGAGACCAACACTAACCCTTCTTTCTCGCTCCATTAGTACAAAGATATAGTGGGTTCGCACTGGAAATGGCAAAGGAAGAGAGGATACATGTTTGCAAGCTCCTGTTGTACCAGCCATTACCCTTTAAATTCTGTTTTAGTCACACTGTGAAGGGTATTGTGCAGCAGCCACCTGCAATCAAGAATATTGTTAAATTACAGGCTGTTGCCTGAAGTAGCTTGTTTTCAGTGAATGGTGACCAACAATACCAAGCAGCAGTAGCTAAGACTTATCAGCCTCCTTCTTTAGGACAGAATAAGCTGTTTCTGTAAGAGTCTGGTTGGCAAGCAAGGTTTTCCGTGTAAGCTAGACATTGGGCATTCTCTGGTTACATTACATTTGCCTTGAGCATGTCTGCACTTAGAATAGGAGAGTCTGCCAATGCTGCCTAGGACAAGGACTGGTTGGCACATCTCCTATGAGATTCTATTTATTTGGTgatggaaacaaaacatttcactgtGGAGCTTAAGATTTcttttccaaaaaacaaaacaaaacaaatgttctCTAGCAGATTAACCCCTTCAGTTTGTCCATtgctgagccctggagctgcaaACTTTTACTAGAAAACATTTTTGCTAATTTAAAGGGATCATGTCTAGTGAAAGTACAATATTTGCTTTAAAACATATTGAaacatgtatttgtttttcatttcagaaagacATTCCTAAGGTTTAAATGCCAAACAGAATT
Coding sequences within:
- the TMEM11 gene encoding transmembrane protein 11, mitochondrial; protein product: MAAWGRRRAGPGSSGGGGRERIILSSTECYIVHEIYNGENAQDQFEYELEQALEAQYKYIVIEPTRIGDETARWITVGNCLHKTAVLAGTACLFTPLVLPVDYSHYISLPAGVLSMACCTLYGISWQFDPCCKYQVEYDAYKLSRLPLHTLTSSTPVVLVRKDDLHRKRLHNTIALAALVYCVKKIYELYVV